The sequence CCCGTTGTGGCGGCGGTGGAGCGGCGGCAACGTCATGTTGGTGCGGGCGATGCTCGATGATCTCGTCGCCGGTCACGTGGCCGACGATCACAACCTTGGGCCCTCCGCCGTCGCGTCGGTGCTGTCGGCAGTGCATCGCTGGGAGCCGTCGATTCCGGCCGTCGCACAGGCGATGGCCGTGCTCGGGGACGACTGTTCCGTTGACGTCGTCGCCCGCCTCGCCGAGGTCTCCACCGAGATCGCGCAACAGATCGTGGCGTTCCTGGGAACCTCGGGCCTTGCGCTCGGCACGCGGTTCCGCCATCCCGGTGCGCGTGCGGCAGTGCTGGACAGTCTGTCCAGTGCCGAACGATCCGCGTTGCACGGACGTGCGGCGGAGGTGCTGTACCACAGAGGCGACGATGCGAGCACGGTCGCGGCACACCTGCTCGCGCTCGGCAGGCTCGACGGTGGGTGCGCCCGCTGGTCGGTGGACGTGTTGCGTGTCGCCGCCGAACAGGCGTTGTCCGCCGACGACGTCGATGCGGCGATCCGGTGCCTGGAGCTCGCGCTCACCTCGGCCGAGGGGCCGCAACACGTCGAGGTGAGCAGGATGCTGGTGCGCGCGTGGTGGCGCGTCAATCCCTCGGCCTCCGCCGCGTACCTCGATCCGCTGCGCACGGCGCTGTGGGACGGCGCGCTACGTGGTCGCGACGTGGTGATCCTGCTCTGGCACGCCCTGTGGACCGGCGACCACACCACTGTCGAGCGGGGACTGGAGGAGTGCGGGAAGGACCCGCGCAAGCTCGACGTGCAGTCGGCCGCGGAGCTGAGAATCCTCTGCCGGTTCCACGGTGTCGGCGCGGGTTCTCTCGGCGGTACGCTCGAGGTGAGGCGGGACACCGATCCCTGGGCGGAAGCCGGGACCGCACTCGGGCAGTTCTGGACCAGCAGTTTCGACCGGCAGGCGGTGGCCGCGGCCGAGCACGTCCTCAAGAGCTGCCGTCCTGGTGAGACGGTGCCCGAGGTGGTCGCCACCGCGCTCCTTGTGCTCAGCTTCGCGGGCGACATCGGCAGCGCCGCCCACTGGTGCGGCAGGGTGATCGACGAAGCGGTCAACGGTGGGGTGCGGACCTGGCAGGCGTTCTTCGAGGTGGTGCGGGCGCACCTGACCCTGCGGAGAGGTGACCCGGCCACCGCGTTCCGCCTCGCCGAGTCGGCGATGAGTCTCCTGCCGGCACAGAGCTGGGGTGTTTCGATCGGCTACCCCACCGCCGTGCTGCTCACCGCGCTCACGGAACTCGGGGATCTACCGCGCCTCGACGAACTGCTGCGCCTGCCGGTTCCCGAAGCGATGTTCGACAACGTCGTGGGGCTGTTCTACCTGCATGCCCGTGGACACGCCCAGCTCGCGTGCGGCCGTGTCCTCGCCGCGATCAGCGACTTCCAGCACTGCGGCCTCCGGATGGAGCAGCGGG comes from Saccharomonospora xinjiangensis XJ-54 and encodes:
- a CDS encoding AAA family ATPase produces the protein MPDQGAALDQLRSLLSDCRNGRGGFAVVTGGLGSGKTELLQRFADRAVEAGALVLSASGAWSEQSLQGGMLEQLVPGAGTPAEVASRLAGLIMSCAGSPTDHLPKAHLLHELCTTLLELSREQPVVVSIDDVQFADSLSQQFLLHLRRRVSSSRVLLVLGEWDHCHPLASLLHAEVNRRPACRIHLGPLSESGIATLLAKHTDSRTSAELAPLWRRWSGGNVMLVRAMLDDLVAGHVADDHNLGPSAVASVLSAVHRWEPSIPAVAQAMAVLGDDCSVDVVARLAEVSTEIAQQIVAFLGTSGLALGTRFRHPGARAAVLDSLSSAERSALHGRAAEVLYHRGDDASTVAAHLLALGRLDGGCARWSVDVLRVAAEQALSADDVDAAIRCLELALTSAEGPQHVEVSRMLVRAWWRVNPSASAAYLDPLRTALWDGALRGRDVVILLWHALWTGDHTTVERGLEECGKDPRKLDVQSAAELRILCRFHGVGAGSLGGTLEVRRDTDPWAEAGTALGQFWTSSFDRQAVAAAEHVLKSCRPGETVPEVVATALLVLSFAGDIGSAAHWCGRVIDEAVNGGVRTWQAFFEVVRAHLTLRRGDPATAFRLAESAMSLLPAQSWGVSIGYPTAVLLTALTELGDLPRLDELLRLPVPEAMFDNVVGLFYLHARGHAQLACGRVLAAISDFQHCGLRMEQRGSDLPLVAPWRLDLAEANLALGRRDAARDLVTQQLTRPSTDRWTRGVALRVLADLSAPRDREFLLTESVELLRAAGDGLALAKSQRHLDRLASGTSAPAEDLADTAVAREPQGEAAVASMLSDSERRVAELAAAGRTNREISALLYITVSTVEQHLTRVYRKLGVKGRAELPRELTSLGIHADVCGTGA